One Mesorhizobium loti genomic window carries:
- a CDS encoding GntR family transcriptional regulator: MAETMLFDAIPQAPNLRTGLVNTLIAQIESGDLAPGQRLPTEQEIVAATGVSRTVVREALAALRARGLITTRQGLGAFVAKDPLPRTFSILPDDLESIDEVLRVLELRMGIEVEATGLAAERRSDAALAQMSARLDALEAAVRAGGSGSEEDFGFHRAILAATQNPNFTRLFDTFGSAMIPRQWTRLDRMTEAEREKYLERMQREHRAILAAIEAGDVNAARRAMRSHLAKSYARFEDLRDKAGHD; encoded by the coding sequence ATGGCGGAGACCATGCTTTTCGATGCCATACCGCAGGCGCCCAATCTGCGGACCGGGCTCGTCAACACGCTGATCGCGCAGATCGAATCCGGCGACCTGGCGCCCGGCCAGCGTCTGCCGACCGAGCAGGAGATCGTCGCCGCCACCGGCGTCAGCCGCACCGTGGTGCGCGAGGCGCTGGCCGCGTTGCGGGCGCGGGGGCTGATCACCACGCGCCAGGGCCTCGGCGCCTTCGTCGCCAAGGATCCGCTGCCGCGGACCTTTTCGATCCTGCCGGATGATCTGGAATCGATCGACGAGGTGCTGCGCGTGCTGGAGTTGCGCATGGGCATCGAGGTCGAGGCGACCGGCCTTGCCGCCGAGCGGCGCAGCGACGCGGCGCTGGCGCAGATGAGCGCGCGGCTCGACGCGCTGGAGGCGGCGGTGCGCGCGGGAGGCTCCGGCTCGGAAGAGGACTTTGGTTTCCACCGCGCCATTCTGGCGGCGACGCAGAACCCGAATTTCACCCGGCTGTTCGACACGTTCGGCAGCGCCATGATCCCGCGCCAGTGGACGCGGCTCGACCGGATGACCGAAGCCGAGCGGGAAAAATATCTCGAGCGCATGCAGCGCGAGCATCGCGCCATCCTCGCGGCGATCGAGGCCGGGGACGTCAACGCGGCGCGGCGCGCCATGCGCAGCCATCTGGCCAAGAGCTATGCCCGCTTCGAGGATCTGCGCGATAAGGCTGGCCACGATTGA
- a CDS encoding Probable transcriptional regulator produces MTLKLDKVNRGPHLSTLVASSISREIAQGRLKPGDQLPTEQALATTFGVSRNVVREAIARLRSEGRIWSQQGRGAFVVESTNPTVLTIDYEALQRADSFRNLFELRGILEVQAAALAAKRRSETDLAAMGAALAGMRAAPYGSVAWLRSDLEFHRTVAEATRNSYMGQFLVFVSERVRESILAAGNQQKSDDMARITLGEHERILTAIRAGDAEGAQAAMRDHLAGAALRVGLHDGEAVAEPTAPAPEVPSPVRHSRLRKAVRGRAGG; encoded by the coding sequence ATGACGCTGAAACTCGACAAGGTCAATCGCGGTCCACACCTCTCCACTCTGGTGGCGAGTTCCATCTCGCGCGAGATCGCGCAAGGGCGCCTAAAACCCGGCGACCAGCTGCCGACCGAACAGGCGCTGGCAACCACGTTCGGCGTCAGCCGCAACGTCGTGCGCGAGGCGATCGCGCGGCTGCGCTCGGAAGGCCGCATCTGGTCGCAGCAGGGGCGCGGCGCCTTCGTGGTGGAGAGCACCAACCCGACGGTGCTGACCATCGACTATGAGGCGCTGCAGCGCGCCGATTCCTTCCGCAACCTGTTCGAACTGCGCGGCATCCTCGAAGTGCAGGCCGCCGCCCTTGCCGCCAAGCGGCGCTCGGAGACCGACCTCGCCGCGATGGGCGCCGCACTGGCCGGCATGCGCGCCGCCCCCTATGGCAGCGTCGCCTGGCTGCGCAGCGACCTAGAATTCCACCGCACCGTCGCCGAGGCGACGCGCAATTCCTACATGGGCCAGTTCCTGGTCTTCGTCTCCGAACGCGTGCGCGAAAGCATCCTGGCCGCCGGCAACCAGCAGAAATCCGACGACATGGCCCGCATCACGCTCGGCGAGCACGAGCGCATCCTGACCGCCATCCGCGCCGGCGACGCCGAAGGCGCGCAAGCGGCCATGCGCGACCACCTGGCGGGTGCCGCGCTGAGGGTGGGGTTGCATGATGGGGAGGCGGTCGCGGAGCCTACTGCGCCGGCGCCGGAGGTGCCGTCTCCGGTGCGGCATTCGCGGTTGAGGAAGGCTGTGCGCGGGCGGGCTGGGGGATAA
- a CDS encoding Probable monosaccharide-transporting ATPase: protein MTIHTEPLKSVSDIERTTLMTFLPGRIAAVFGGRRWRSLAPLAVLIVLCLLIAIANPNFIELRNLVRLANSAAVPLTLAMGLTFIILMGSIDLSVEGTLSVSAMVVVLLAANDANGNDYGWWAVLAAVIAGTAMGLLSGLVQTMLRIPSFMATLGMWFIGLGLSVYMLGGSAIRLNDASIRDLALHRFLGLPVAVWVAFAAFLLAAIIQYHTKLGRHILAIGGDEDVAKLSGVNVTRVRITAFALAGFFFGISGVLAAAQLGQSHAVIGDGRLFAAVTAVVVGGTALTGGEGGVVNTAVGVLIVTVLANGMILLGISPYIQQTVQGLMIIAAVALSLDRVRLRIVK, encoded by the coding sequence TTGACAATCCATACAGAACCCCTGAAGTCCGTTTCGGACATCGAGCGGACGACGCTTATGACATTTCTCCCCGGCCGCATCGCCGCCGTGTTCGGCGGCAGGCGCTGGCGCAGCCTGGCGCCGCTGGCGGTGCTGATCGTGCTGTGCCTGCTGATCGCCATCGCCAATCCCAATTTCATCGAACTGCGCAATCTGGTGCGGCTGGCCAACTCCGCCGCCGTGCCGCTGACACTGGCGATGGGGCTGACCTTCATCATCCTGATGGGCAGCATCGACCTTTCGGTCGAAGGCACGCTTTCGGTCTCGGCCATGGTGGTGGTGCTGCTCGCCGCCAATGACGCGAACGGCAATGACTATGGCTGGTGGGCCGTGCTCGCCGCCGTGATTGCAGGCACCGCGATGGGTCTGCTCAGCGGCCTCGTCCAGACCATGCTGCGCATCCCGTCCTTCATGGCGACGCTCGGCATGTGGTTCATCGGCCTTGGCCTGTCGGTCTATATGCTGGGCGGCTCGGCGATCCGCCTCAACGACGCCTCGATCCGCGATCTCGCCTTGCACCGTTTCCTTGGCTTGCCGGTGGCGGTCTGGGTCGCATTTGCCGCGTTCCTGCTCGCCGCAATCATCCAGTATCACACCAAGCTCGGGCGCCACATATTGGCGATCGGCGGCGACGAGGATGTCGCCAAGCTCTCCGGCGTCAACGTGACGCGCGTGCGCATCACCGCCTTTGCGCTGGCCGGTTTCTTCTTCGGCATATCAGGCGTGCTTGCCGCCGCGCAGCTCGGCCAGTCGCACGCGGTCATCGGCGACGGCAGGCTGTTTGCGGCCGTCACCGCCGTCGTCGTCGGCGGCACGGCGCTGACCGGCGGTGAAGGCGGTGTGGTCAACACGGCTGTAGGCGTGCTGATCGTCACCGTGCTGGCCAACGGCATGATCCTGCTCGGCATCTCGCCCTATATCCAGCAGACTGTGCAGGGCCTGATGATCATCGCTGCCGTGGCGCTGTCGCTCGACCGCGTGCGCCTGCGGATCGTCAAGTGA
- a CDS encoding Probable FAD linked oxidase produces the protein MNAVPPTSASLIAALAGVLPNGGLLTADEDLARYSRDWSGDHFGRPLAVARPSSVEEMSALMRFCHAERIPVVPQGGLTGLVGAAVAADGGEIVISLERMNRIRSISPIDFAMVVEAGCILEDAKRAAEDSDCLLPITFGAQGSCRIGGNVATNAGGFNVLRYGMTRDLVLGLEVVLADGRIWNGLKVLRKDNRGYDLKQVFIGSEGTLGIVTAAALKLFPKPTQIETALVGLRSVEDAMALYARARRDCSDLLTAFELILRGGIEITMREGKDFADPLDKPYPAYVLIEVSSGGLIDLSAMLLGFLGGAADLVEDGLVASTRAQGERLWLYREIMVERQGRGGRYLRTDVSVPISKLADFVTDSLAALEQARPDALAVTYGHVGDGNIHLNVVPPEGMGADAIEHLFEEAETKIFAVVDRYGGSISAEHGIGRVKQKAFLERIDPVTLDLAAGIKEAFDPRHILSNGRILASASAVDYR, from the coding sequence ATGAATGCCGTGCCGCCAACCTCCGCATCGCTGATCGCCGCCCTTGCCGGCGTGCTGCCGAATGGCGGGCTGCTGACGGCGGACGAAGATCTGGCACGCTACAGCCGCGACTGGTCGGGCGACCATTTCGGCCGGCCGCTGGCGGTGGCGCGACCGTCCTCGGTCGAGGAGATGTCGGCGCTGATGCGGTTCTGCCATGCCGAGCGCATTCCGGTCGTGCCGCAAGGCGGCCTGACCGGGCTTGTCGGTGCCGCGGTAGCGGCCGATGGCGGCGAGATCGTCATCTCGCTGGAGCGCATGAACAGGATCCGCTCGATCAGCCCGATCGACTTCGCCATGGTGGTCGAGGCCGGCTGCATCCTCGAGGACGCCAAGCGTGCCGCCGAAGACAGCGACTGCCTGCTGCCGATCACCTTCGGCGCGCAGGGCAGCTGCCGCATCGGCGGCAATGTCGCCACCAATGCCGGCGGCTTCAACGTGCTGCGCTACGGCATGACGCGCGACCTGGTGCTTGGGCTCGAAGTGGTGCTGGCCGACGGCCGCATCTGGAACGGGCTGAAAGTGCTGCGCAAGGACAATCGCGGCTACGACCTCAAGCAGGTCTTCATCGGCTCGGAAGGCACGCTCGGCATCGTCACCGCCGCGGCGCTGAAGCTGTTTCCCAAGCCGACGCAGATCGAGACCGCGCTGGTCGGCCTGCGCTCCGTCGAGGACGCGATGGCGCTCTATGCCCGCGCCCGGCGCGATTGCAGCGACCTGCTTACCGCCTTCGAACTGATCCTGCGCGGCGGCATCGAGATCACCATGCGCGAGGGCAAGGATTTTGCCGACCCGCTCGACAAGCCCTACCCGGCTTATGTGCTGATCGAGGTGTCCTCCGGCGGATTGATCGACCTGTCCGCAATGCTTTTGGGGTTTCTCGGCGGCGCCGCCGATCTCGTCGAGGACGGCCTCGTCGCATCGACGCGGGCGCAAGGCGAGCGCCTGTGGCTCTACCGCGAAATCATGGTCGAGCGGCAGGGCCGCGGCGGCCGTTACCTGCGCACCGACGTTTCGGTGCCGATCTCCAAACTCGCCGATTTCGTCACCGACTCACTGGCCGCGCTGGAGCAGGCGCGCCCGGATGCGCTCGCCGTCACCTATGGCCATGTCGGCGACGGCAACATCCATCTCAATGTCGTACCGCCGGAAGGCATGGGCGCGGACGCGATCGAGCATCTGTTCGAGGAGGCGGAGACAAAAATCTTTGCCGTCGTCGACCGCTATGGCGGCTCGATCAGCGCCGAGCACGGCATCGGCCGGGTCAAGCAGAAGGCGTTCCTCGAACGCATCGATCCGGTGACGCTGGACCTTGCCGCGGGCATCAAGGAGGCGTTCGATCCGCGCCACATCTTGAGCAACGGCCGCATTCTGGCGTCCGCATCCGCCGTCGACTATAGGTGA
- a CDS encoding lactoylglutathione lyase, with product MSDAPGFRYMHTMIRVLDLDKSIAFYTEVLGMTLLRRDDYPGGKFTNAFVGYGPEDKEAVVELTLNWGREEPYEIGTGFGHLALGVNDIYAVCAELEKRGAKIPRKPGPMQHGTTHIAFVEDPDGYKIELIGLDTM from the coding sequence ATGAGCGACGCCCCGGGCTTTCGCTATATGCACACCATGATCAGGGTGCTCGACCTCGACAAGTCGATCGCCTTCTACACCGAGGTTCTCGGCATGACCTTGCTGCGCCGCGACGACTATCCCGGCGGCAAGTTCACCAACGCCTTTGTCGGCTATGGTCCGGAGGACAAGGAGGCCGTCGTCGAGCTGACGCTGAACTGGGGCAGGGAAGAGCCCTATGAGATCGGCACCGGCTTCGGCCATCTGGCGCTCGGCGTCAACGACATCTACGCCGTCTGCGCCGAGCTCGAAAAGCGCGGCGCCAAGATCCCCCGCAAGCCGGGGCCGATGCAGCACGGCACCACCCACATCGCCTTCGTCGAAGATCCCGACGGCTACAAGATCGAGTTGATCGGCCTCGACACGATGTGA
- a CDS encoding Putative ABC transporter related protein: MLNASHIIKNFPGVQALRDVSIEVRPNEVVGLIGENGAGKSTLMRVLAGSYRPDGGSLTLDGEQLRMRSPRDAARHGIGMVFQEQSLVLNLTVAENIYLGEEDRFTRFGIVNWRAMNAAARRQLAKIGIDIDVTARTSELTFAARQMVELAKALTLEEVVERQLLILLDEPTSVLNAADIEVLFARVRSLKSRASFVFVSHRLDEVLAISDRVYTMKDGAVVAEHRAAEVTAPELHEIMVGRGLQAEYYREARQQQPRETVLVEAKGLGANGCYHGVDLKIRAGEIVGIAGVVGSGREEVTRTIGGFLQHDAGEMKIAGDPVHFSSPEPAVRRGIGYVPRERRLEGLVMFLSIAENISLADLSSVMRRGAIDYGKERRLAADWIKRLRIKAPGPDAACRKLSGGNQQKVVLARWMTAGSRILVLDHPTRGLDVGAKEEVYELVRDLSAQGVAILLISDTLEETIGLSHQVLVMRDGEITARFDASPGKKPKQVDLLRAMV; encoded by the coding sequence ATGCTGAACGCGTCCCACATCATCAAGAACTTTCCCGGCGTCCAGGCCTTGCGCGACGTCTCGATCGAGGTGCGACCCAACGAGGTGGTCGGGCTGATCGGCGAGAACGGTGCCGGCAAGTCGACACTGATGCGCGTGCTGGCCGGCAGCTATCGGCCCGATGGCGGCAGCTTGACGCTGGACGGCGAACAGCTGCGCATGCGCAGTCCGCGCGACGCGGCCCGGCATGGCATCGGCATGGTGTTCCAGGAACAGTCGCTGGTGCTCAACCTGACGGTCGCCGAAAACATCTATCTCGGTGAGGAAGACCGTTTCACCCGCTTCGGCATCGTCAACTGGCGCGCCATGAACGCCGCCGCACGCCGTCAGTTGGCCAAGATCGGCATCGACATCGATGTCACGGCGCGCACCTCCGAACTCACCTTCGCGGCGCGCCAGATGGTCGAGCTTGCCAAGGCGCTGACGCTTGAGGAAGTGGTCGAACGGCAGTTGCTCATCCTGCTCGACGAGCCGACCTCGGTGCTCAACGCCGCCGACATCGAGGTGCTGTTCGCGCGCGTGCGCTCGCTCAAATCCCGCGCCAGCTTCGTCTTCGTCTCGCACCGCCTCGACGAGGTGCTGGCGATATCGGACCGCGTCTACACGATGAAGGACGGCGCGGTCGTGGCCGAACACCGCGCCGCTGAGGTCACCGCGCCGGAATTGCACGAGATCATGGTCGGGCGCGGCCTGCAGGCCGAATATTACCGCGAGGCCCGCCAGCAGCAGCCGCGCGAGACCGTCTTGGTCGAAGCCAAGGGGCTTGGTGCGAACGGCTGTTATCACGGCGTCGACCTCAAGATCAGGGCCGGCGAGATCGTCGGCATTGCCGGCGTCGTCGGCTCCGGCCGTGAGGAGGTGACGCGCACCATCGGCGGCTTCCTGCAGCACGATGCCGGCGAAATGAAAATCGCCGGTGATCCCGTGCATTTCAGCTCACCGGAACCGGCGGTGCGCAGGGGCATCGGCTATGTGCCGCGCGAGCGCCGGCTCGAAGGGCTGGTGATGTTCCTGTCGATCGCGGAGAACATTTCGCTGGCCGATCTCTCCAGCGTCATGCGCCGTGGCGCCATCGACTACGGCAAGGAACGGCGGCTTGCCGCCGACTGGATCAAACGGCTGCGCATCAAGGCGCCCGGCCCCGATGCCGCCTGCCGCAAGCTCAGCGGCGGCAACCAGCAGAAGGTGGTGCTGGCGCGCTGGATGACGGCGGGCTCGCGCATCCTGGTGCTCGACCATCCGACGCGCGGCCTCGATGTCGGCGCCAAGGAGGAGGTCTACGAGCTGGTGCGCGATCTCTCGGCGCAAGGCGTGGCGATCCTGCTGATCTCCGACACGCTGGAGGAGACGATCGGCCTGTCGCACCAGGTGCTGGTGATGCGCGACGGCGAGATCACCGCGCGTTTCGACGCCAGCCCGGGCAAGAAGCCTAAGCAAGTGGACCTCTTGCGAGCGATGGTGTGA
- a CDS encoding Probable ABC transporter translates to MNLLAVSDVVTGYGPTIVNRGVSLTLAEGEIVTILGPNGAGKSTLLKAIAGLIKPRAGNIAFDGADVTGLAADVMARRGVVLVPEGRKIFVDMSVEENLRLGAYARRDEAAVEADFQTMLAFFPILATKRRDRGGSLSGGQQQMLAIARGLMTRPRVLLLDEPSLGLSPLLVKEIKAIILDIGARFGASVLLVEQNAGLALAVASRGYLMQNGRIVVSGPIAELSDMSLMRELYLGGVAG, encoded by the coding sequence GTGAACCTGCTCGCCGTCTCCGATGTCGTCACCGGCTACGGGCCGACCATCGTCAACCGTGGCGTCTCGCTGACATTGGCCGAAGGCGAAATCGTCACCATTCTTGGACCCAACGGCGCCGGCAAATCGACCTTGCTCAAGGCCATCGCCGGGCTGATCAAACCGCGCGCCGGCAACATCGCCTTCGACGGCGCCGACGTCACCGGGCTTGCCGCCGATGTCATGGCCCGGCGCGGCGTCGTGCTGGTGCCGGAGGGCAGAAAGATCTTCGTCGATATGAGCGTCGAGGAGAATTTGCGCCTCGGCGCCTATGCGCGCCGCGACGAGGCGGCCGTCGAGGCCGACTTCCAGACCATGCTGGCCTTCTTTCCGATCCTCGCCACCAAGCGGCGCGACAGGGGCGGCTCGCTGAGCGGCGGCCAGCAGCAGATGCTGGCCATCGCGCGCGGGCTGATGACGCGGCCGCGCGTGCTGCTGCTCGATGAGCCGTCGCTCGGCCTGTCGCCGCTGCTGGTCAAGGAGATCAAGGCGATCATTCTCGATATCGGCGCGCGTTTCGGCGCCTCGGTGCTGCTGGTCGAGCAGAATGCCGGCCTGGCGCTCGCCGTCGCCTCACGCGGCTATCTCATGCAGAACGGCCGCATCGTTGTGTCAGGACCGATCGCGGAACTCAGCGACATGTCGCTGATGCGCGAACTCTATCTCGGCGGGGTCGCCGGATGA
- a CDS encoding 3-hydroxyisobutyrate dehydrogenase — translation MKERIGFIGLGAMGAGMADNLLRKGWPLTVHVHRSRTAADRLIAAGATEAASPRELAAACDIVILCVTGSREVEALVKGPDGLATAGTPLLIIDCSTSNPSSTTALAAELAAQGVTLIDAPLARTPKEAAEGKLDVMVGGPADAVARARPVLEAFAARVVHTGPTGSGHTMKLLNNFVSMGYSAIYSEALTLGAKAGLTPQVFNSVISGSRMDCGFYQAFFDFVLNRNENAQRFAIANALKDMTYLASFAQAAGVANPVGAVVRNGFATAVATGHGEKFVPALSDIVAGLNGVSLVEPPTT, via the coding sequence ATGAAAGAACGCATTGGCTTCATCGGCCTGGGCGCGATGGGCGCCGGCATGGCCGACAATCTGTTGCGCAAGGGCTGGCCGCTGACGGTCCATGTGCACCGCAGCCGCACCGCCGCCGACCGGTTGATCGCCGCCGGCGCGACCGAAGCGGCCAGCCCGCGCGAGCTTGCCGCCGCCTGCGACATCGTCATCCTGTGCGTCACCGGCTCGCGCGAGGTCGAAGCGCTGGTCAAGGGTCCCGACGGGCTGGCCACGGCCGGGACGCCGCTGCTGATCATCGACTGCTCGACCTCCAACCCGTCATCGACGACAGCGCTTGCCGCCGAGCTCGCCGCACAGGGCGTGACGCTGATCGACGCGCCGCTGGCACGCACGCCCAAGGAAGCCGCCGAAGGCAAGCTCGACGTCATGGTCGGCGGCCCGGCCGACGCCGTCGCCCGCGCCCGTCCGGTGCTGGAAGCCTTCGCTGCGCGCGTCGTCCACACTGGCCCGACCGGCAGCGGCCACACCATGAAGCTGCTCAACAATTTCGTCTCGATGGGCTATTCGGCGATCTATTCGGAAGCGCTGACGCTGGGCGCCAAGGCCGGCCTGACGCCGCAGGTCTTCAACAGCGTCATCTCCGGCAGCCGCATGGATTGCGGCTTCTACCAGGCCTTCTTCGATTTCGTCCTCAACCGCAACGAAAACGCCCAGCGCTTCGCCATCGCCAACGCGCTGAAGGACATGACCTATCTCGCCTCCTTCGCCCAGGCGGCTGGGGTTGCGAATCCGGTCGGCGCCGTCGTGCGCAACGGCTTTGCGACGGCGGTCGCAACCGGCCATGGCGAGAAATTCGTGCCGGCGCTGTCGGATATTGTCGCGGGGCTCAACGGAGTGTCGCTGGTCGAGCCACCAACGACATGA
- a CDS encoding Probable periplasmic binding protein — protein sequence MKDRTDFTLTGTINRRTLMMGATAGVAALAMPNVLRAADKPTLVTSIRSLSNPYHAVWKTGAEAYAKWAGLEHVTLVSEGNSEKGIADIKAMLAKTGGNMVLNSDPNDTPDARPIVEACAKAGAYVVTQWNKPADLHPKDFNPNYVSHIEFDGIESGKTIAEILFKTIGGKGGIVALGGLISTTAAIERKKGLDAALAANPDIKLLDFQVANWKSTEAFDLMGNLLTRFGDDIKGIWAANDDMGSGALEALRAENLAGKVPIVGVDGIKTAVDAVRTGEFACTVTSDPFWQGGMGLAIGYNAKIGKFDPTKEPPEHREFYGKAVLISHDNVEEYYKTNVDAKPEIDWNDLWGRVTGAIRA from the coding sequence ATGAAGGACAGGACAGATTTTACGCTTACCGGCACGATCAACCGCCGGACGCTGATGATGGGCGCCACCGCCGGCGTGGCGGCGCTCGCCATGCCGAACGTGTTGCGCGCCGCCGACAAACCGACGCTGGTAACCTCGATCCGCTCGTTGTCCAACCCCTACCACGCGGTGTGGAAGACCGGCGCCGAGGCCTATGCCAAATGGGCCGGGCTCGAACACGTCACGCTGGTTTCGGAAGGCAACAGCGAGAAGGGCATCGCCGACATCAAGGCAATGCTGGCCAAGACCGGCGGCAATATGGTGTTGAATTCCGATCCCAACGACACGCCTGACGCGCGTCCGATCGTGGAAGCCTGCGCCAAGGCCGGCGCCTATGTGGTGACGCAGTGGAACAAGCCGGCGGATCTGCATCCGAAGGACTTCAACCCGAACTATGTCTCGCATATCGAGTTCGACGGCATCGAAAGCGGCAAGACCATTGCCGAGATCCTGTTCAAGACCATCGGCGGCAAGGGCGGCATCGTCGCACTCGGCGGCCTGATCTCGACCACGGCGGCGATCGAACGCAAGAAGGGCCTCGACGCGGCACTCGCCGCCAATCCCGACATCAAACTGCTCGACTTCCAGGTCGCCAACTGGAAATCGACCGAAGCTTTCGACCTGATGGGCAATCTGCTCACCCGCTTCGGCGACGACATCAAGGGCATCTGGGCGGCCAATGACGATATGGGCTCCGGTGCGTTGGAAGCGCTGCGCGCCGAAAACCTTGCCGGCAAGGTGCCGATCGTCGGTGTCGACGGCATCAAGACGGCGGTCGACGCGGTGCGCACCGGCGAGTTCGCCTGCACGGTCACTTCCGATCCGTTCTGGCAGGGCGGCATGGGTCTGGCCATCGGCTACAACGCCAAGATCGGCAAGTTCGACCCGACCAAGGAGCCGCCGGAACACCGCGAATTCTACGGCAAGGCGGTGCTGATCTCGCACGACAATGTCGAGGAGTATTACAAGACCAATGTCGATGCCAAGCCGGAGATCGACTGGAACGATCTGTGGGGCCGGGTGACTGGAGCGATCCGGGCCTGA
- a CDS encoding ABC transporter permease → MNEFSLRQVFEGRWTQGAIPLVLLVALLLIIEIAAPGFLTGETVSLLFANTAVLFILATGVTFAILLGGIDLSIQAVASLASVILAQLLPSLGLAAFPVAILSGLAFGTLSGIVHVKLRVPSFVATLAIGGVVTGLALWVSNGRAITIEEAGRENTAWINATIAGVPVVVLISAVIGIAAFLALRYTRFGRQAIAVGAGEPAAWAAGINVDRTKIIAFAASGMLAAIAGVVLAARLSSGSPVLANQLLLPAIAAVIVGGTAITGGLGGVARTAVGALIISIVRIGMTFVGVNIFLENMVFGAVLIAAVAITIDRSKIAVIK, encoded by the coding sequence ATGAATGAATTCTCCCTCCGGCAGGTCTTCGAAGGCAGATGGACGCAAGGCGCCATTCCGCTGGTCCTGCTTGTCGCGCTGCTTTTGATCATCGAGATCGCCGCGCCCGGCTTCCTCACCGGCGAGACCGTGTCGCTGCTGTTTGCCAACACCGCCGTGCTGTTCATCCTGGCGACCGGCGTCACCTTCGCCATCCTGCTCGGCGGCATCGACCTGTCGATCCAGGCGGTCGCCTCGCTGGCGAGCGTCATCCTGGCGCAGTTGCTGCCCTCGCTCGGGCTTGCCGCGTTTCCGGTGGCGATCCTGTCCGGCCTTGCCTTCGGCACGCTGAGCGGCATCGTCCATGTCAAGCTGCGCGTCCCCTCTTTCGTGGCGACGCTCGCCATCGGCGGCGTGGTGACCGGCCTGGCGCTCTGGGTCTCCAACGGCCGCGCCATCACCATCGAGGAAGCGGGCCGGGAAAACACCGCCTGGATCAATGCCACAATCGCCGGCGTTCCAGTGGTGGTGCTGATTTCGGCGGTCATCGGCATCGCCGCCTTTCTGGCGCTGCGCTACACGCGCTTCGGCCGCCAGGCGATCGCGGTCGGCGCCGGCGAGCCGGCCGCCTGGGCGGCGGGCATCAATGTCGACCGCACCAAGATCATCGCCTTCGCCGCCTCGGGCATGCTGGCGGCAATCGCCGGCGTCGTGCTGGCGGCGCGGCTGTCGAGCGGCTCGCCGGTGCTGGCCAACCAGTTGCTGCTGCCGGCCATCGCCGCCGTCATCGTCGGCGGCACCGCCATCACCGGCGGCCTGGGCGGCGTTGCCCGCACCGCCGTCGGCGCGCTGATCATCTCGATCGTGCGCATCGGCATGACCTTTGTCGGCGTCAACATCTTCCTGGAAAACATGGTGTTCGGCGCGGTGCTCATCGCCGCCGTCGCCATCACCATCGACCGCAGCAAAATCGCGGTCATCAAGTGA